From the genome of Triticum aestivum cultivar Chinese Spring chromosome 3B, IWGSC CS RefSeq v2.1, whole genome shotgun sequence, one region includes:
- the LOC123070040 gene encoding leucine-rich repeat extensin-like protein 4 produces MRTQTAMATTKTPLLLFLALLLVPHLTAATPGHQRRLLQSHGADDGSDVFVDPSYSFANPRLRDAYVALQAWKRAILSDPRNLTGSWSGPDVCSYYGVFCAPSQADHYITVVAAVDLNHADLAGHLPEALGRLADLSVFHVNSNRFCGLVPASFHGMHLLHELDLSNNRFVGAFPDVVLRLPSLRYLDLRYNEFEGPVPKELFDLPLDAIFINSNRFRFQIPDNVGNSPASVLVLANNDFGGCLPASVANMSGTLNEIILMNTGLKSCVPPELGMLTALTVLDVSHNQLMGAIPAELANLHSIEQLDLGHNRLTGDVPEGICHLPHLQNFTYSYNYITGEPPVCMHVKALDDRRNCIPNRPDQRSTEQCQFFNSNHVNCDAFRCKKFVLPSPPPPPPSPPPPTPSPPPPSPPPPSPPPPTPSPPPPSPSPPPPYYEVSPEERYLSPPPPAYQEPTTPPHYEVPAPYYEVSPEDRYHSPPPAAYQESPPPPYYEVSPEDRYLSPPPPEYEEPTTPPHYDLPAPPNYEVSPEDRHLSPPPPATWKMPAYDYSSPPPPAAGQP; encoded by the coding sequence ATGCGTACACAGACGGCAATGGCGACCACCAAGacgcccctcctcctcttcctcgcgcTGCTCCTCGTCCCGCACCTCACCGCGGCCACGCCCGGCCACCAGCGCCGGCTGCTCCAGAGCCACGGCGCCGACGACGGCAGCGACGTCTTCGTCGACCCGTCCTACTCCTTCGCCAATCCGCGCCTCCGCGATGCCTACGTGGCGCTGCAGGCCTGGAAGCGCGCCATCCTCTCCGACCCGCGCAACCTCACCGGCTCCTGGTCGGGCCCCGACGTCTGCTCCTACTACGGCGTCTTCTGCGCGCCGTCCCAGGCGGACCATTACAtcaccgtcgtcgccgccgtcgacctcaaCCACGCCGACCTCGCCGGCCACCTCCCGGAGGCGCTCGGCAGGCTCGCTGACCTCTCCGTCTTCCACGTCAACTCCAACCGCTTCTGCGGCCTCGTCCCGGCCTCCTTCCACGGGATGCACCTGCTCCACGAGCTCGACCTCAGCAACAACCGCTTCGTCGGCGCCTTTCCCGACGTCGTGCTCCGCCTGCCCAGCCTCAGGTACCTCGACCTCCGCTACAACGAGTTCGAGGGCCCCGTGCCCAAAGAGCTCTTCGACCTCCCGCTCGACGCCATCTTCATCAACTCCAACCGCTTCCGCTTCCAGATCCCCGACAACGTCGGCAACTCACCGGCGTCTGTCCTCGTGCTCGCCAACAACGACTTCGGCGGCTGCCTCCCGGCTTCCGTCGCCAACATGTCCGGCACGCTCAATGAGATCATACTCATGAACACCGGGCTAAAGTCGTGCGTCCCCCCGGAGCTCGGCATGCTCACCGCCCTCACCGTGCTCGACGTCAGCCACAACCAGCTCATGGGCGCCATCCCCGCCGAGCTCGCCAACCTCCACAGCATCGAGCAGCTCGACCTTGGTCACAACCGCCTCACCGGCGACGTGCCGGAGGGGATCTGCCACCTGCCGCATCTCCAGAACTTCACCTACTCCTACAACTACATCACCGGCGAGCCGCCGGTGTGCATGCACGTCAAGGCATTGGACGATCGCCGGAACTGCATCCCGAACCGCCCTGACCAGAGGTCAACCGAGCAGTGCCAATTCTTCAACAGCAACCATGTCAACTGCGACGCCTTCAGGTGCAAGAAGTTCGTGTTGCCgtcgccgccacctcctccgccttCACCACCGCCACCAACCCCATCTCCTCCGCCACCttcaccaccgccgccgtcgcctcctccaCCAACCCCGTCTCCTCCACCCCCGTCTCCATCACCCCCACCTCCGTACTACGAGGTCTCACCTGAGGAACGGTACCTTTCGCCGCCACCTCCAGCGTACCAAGAGCCGACAACGCCTCCCCACTACGAGGTGCCAGCTCCCTACTACGAGGTGTCACCGGAGGACCGGTACCACTCACCGCCACCCGCAGCTTACCAAGAGTCTCCACCTCCGCCCTACTACGAGGTGTCACCAGAGGACCGGTACCTATCACCGCCACCGCCAGAGTACGAAGAGCCGACAACACCGCCCCACTACGACCTACCAGCGCCGCCCAACTACGAGGTGTCACCGGAGGACCGGCACCTCTCGCCTCCACCACCGGCGACGTGGAAGATGCCGGCGTACGACTACTCGTCGCCGCCTCCACCGGCTGCCGGGCAGCCATGA